From Dioscorea cayenensis subsp. rotundata cultivar TDr96_F1 chromosome 13, TDr96_F1_v2_PseudoChromosome.rev07_lg8_w22 25.fasta, whole genome shotgun sequence, the proteins below share one genomic window:
- the LOC120274573 gene encoding AP2-like ethylene-responsive transcription factor CRL5 isoform X1 → MRDDDQVSEESMKQAQPAPSATVSSALPFSFFFPPNHSTSSQMTYGVEELYSQLSVMPLRSDGSLCIREALSRSQQEEITVKSSSPKLEDLFSGINGYPHQNTEQQTLQREGMFSGLAGQEIFQQPLGEELVAEAGISSLKNLATQGLGYEDLHYLSLSMNPVPQSSYSIASQYLSPPASAPQFMALNSTKKKGTGKGVQKQPVHRKTIDSFGQRTSQYRGVTRHRWTGRYEAHLWDNSCKKEGQTRKGRQVYLGGYDMEEKAARAYDLAALKYWGPSTHINFPLENYHEELEEMKNMNRQEYVSHLRRKSSGFSRGASIYRGVTRHHQHGRWQARIGRVAGNKDLYLGTFSTQEEAAEAYDIAAIKFRGGNAVTNFKITRYDVEKIMASSTLLTADLARRSTDTPVKKVLHLTDQEHTNGDGGSDWKMIFELHNKPHPMYISATSWIPMADQLSWFIA, encoded by the exons ATGAGAGATGATGATCAG GTCTCTGAAGAATCAATGAAGCAAGCTCAACCTGCTCCTTCAGCTACTGTATCTTCTGCACTGCCATTCAGCTTCTTTTTTCCTCCCAATCACTCAACTAGTTCTCAGATGACCTATGGAGTTGAAGAGCTCTATTCCCAGTTGTCTGTAATGCCACTGAGGTCCGATGGATCTCTGTGTATCAGGGAAGCACTCAGCCGGTCACAACAAGAAG AAATAACAGTGaaatcttcttctccaaaacTTGAAGATCTCTTTAGTGGAATTAATGGCTACCCTCATCAAAACACTGAGCAGCAGACACTGCAGAGAGAGGGGATGTTCTCTGGACTGGCAGGTCAGGAGATATTTCAGCAACCATTGGGAGAGGAATTAGTGGCAGAAGCTGGCATTTCAAGCCTGAAAAACTTGGCTACCCAAGGGTTGGGTTATGAGGACTTGCACTATTTGAGCTTGTCCATGAATCCTGTACCTCAATCTAGCTATAGCATAGCTTCACAGTATCTCTCTCCTCCTGCTTCAGCACCTCAATTCATGGCCTTGAATTCAACCAAAAAGAAAGGCACAGGGAAAGGGGTTCAAAAACAACCAGTGCACAGGAAAACCATTGATTCATTTGGCCAGAGAACATCACAGTATAGAGGTGTTACTAG GCATAGGTGGACTGGAAGATATGAAGCTCATCTCTGGGATAACAGTTGCAAAAAGGAAGGACAAACCAGGAAAGGAAGGCAAG TTTATCTTG GTGGTTATGACATGGAGGAAAAGGCTGCAAGAGCATATGACTTGGCTGCACTCAAATACTGGGGACCTTCAACTCATATCAACTTTCCA TTGGAGAACTATCATGAAGAgcttgaagaaatgaagaacaTGAACAGGCAGGAATATGTGTCACATTTGAGAAG AAAAAGCAGTGGGTTTTCAAGAGGAGCATCTATTTACCGTGGAGTAACAAG GCATCATCAGCATGGAAGATGGCAAGCCAGGATAGGCAGGGTAGCTGGAAACAAAGATCTTTATCTTGGAACCTTCA GTACTCAAGAGGAAGCAGCTGAAGCTTATGACATTGCTGCAATTAAGTTCCGCGGAGGAAATGCAGTAACAAACTTCAAGATAACAAGATATGATGTAGAGAAGATCATGGCAAGCAGTACATTGCTTACAGCTGACCTTGCCAGGAGAAGCACTGATACTCCTGTGAAAAAGGTGCTTCACTTAACTGATCAAGAACATACTAATGGTGATGGTGGCTCAGATTGGAAGATGATTTTTGAACTTCATAACAAGCCACATCCCATGTACATCAGTGCCACTTCTTGGATTCCAATGGCTGATCAGTTGTCATGGTTTATTGCTTGA
- the LOC120274573 gene encoding AP2-like ethylene-responsive transcription factor CRL5 isoform X2, which produces MRDDDQVSEESMKQAQPAPSATVSSALPFSFFFPPNHSTSSQMTYGVEELYSQLSVMPLRSDGSLCIREALSRSQQEVKSSSPKLEDLFSGINGYPHQNTEQQTLQREGMFSGLAGQEIFQQPLGEELVAEAGISSLKNLATQGLGYEDLHYLSLSMNPVPQSSYSIASQYLSPPASAPQFMALNSTKKKGTGKGVQKQPVHRKTIDSFGQRTSQYRGVTRHRWTGRYEAHLWDNSCKKEGQTRKGRQVYLGGYDMEEKAARAYDLAALKYWGPSTHINFPLENYHEELEEMKNMNRQEYVSHLRRKSSGFSRGASIYRGVTRHHQHGRWQARIGRVAGNKDLYLGTFSTQEEAAEAYDIAAIKFRGGNAVTNFKITRYDVEKIMASSTLLTADLARRSTDTPVKKVLHLTDQEHTNGDGGSDWKMIFELHNKPHPMYISATSWIPMADQLSWFIA; this is translated from the exons ATGAGAGATGATGATCAG GTCTCTGAAGAATCAATGAAGCAAGCTCAACCTGCTCCTTCAGCTACTGTATCTTCTGCACTGCCATTCAGCTTCTTTTTTCCTCCCAATCACTCAACTAGTTCTCAGATGACCTATGGAGTTGAAGAGCTCTATTCCCAGTTGTCTGTAATGCCACTGAGGTCCGATGGATCTCTGTGTATCAGGGAAGCACTCAGCCGGTCACAACAAGAAG TGaaatcttcttctccaaaacTTGAAGATCTCTTTAGTGGAATTAATGGCTACCCTCATCAAAACACTGAGCAGCAGACACTGCAGAGAGAGGGGATGTTCTCTGGACTGGCAGGTCAGGAGATATTTCAGCAACCATTGGGAGAGGAATTAGTGGCAGAAGCTGGCATTTCAAGCCTGAAAAACTTGGCTACCCAAGGGTTGGGTTATGAGGACTTGCACTATTTGAGCTTGTCCATGAATCCTGTACCTCAATCTAGCTATAGCATAGCTTCACAGTATCTCTCTCCTCCTGCTTCAGCACCTCAATTCATGGCCTTGAATTCAACCAAAAAGAAAGGCACAGGGAAAGGGGTTCAAAAACAACCAGTGCACAGGAAAACCATTGATTCATTTGGCCAGAGAACATCACAGTATAGAGGTGTTACTAG GCATAGGTGGACTGGAAGATATGAAGCTCATCTCTGGGATAACAGTTGCAAAAAGGAAGGACAAACCAGGAAAGGAAGGCAAG TTTATCTTG GTGGTTATGACATGGAGGAAAAGGCTGCAAGAGCATATGACTTGGCTGCACTCAAATACTGGGGACCTTCAACTCATATCAACTTTCCA TTGGAGAACTATCATGAAGAgcttgaagaaatgaagaacaTGAACAGGCAGGAATATGTGTCACATTTGAGAAG AAAAAGCAGTGGGTTTTCAAGAGGAGCATCTATTTACCGTGGAGTAACAAG GCATCATCAGCATGGAAGATGGCAAGCCAGGATAGGCAGGGTAGCTGGAAACAAAGATCTTTATCTTGGAACCTTCA GTACTCAAGAGGAAGCAGCTGAAGCTTATGACATTGCTGCAATTAAGTTCCGCGGAGGAAATGCAGTAACAAACTTCAAGATAACAAGATATGATGTAGAGAAGATCATGGCAAGCAGTACATTGCTTACAGCTGACCTTGCCAGGAGAAGCACTGATACTCCTGTGAAAAAGGTGCTTCACTTAACTGATCAAGAACATACTAATGGTGATGGTGGCTCAGATTGGAAGATGATTTTTGAACTTCATAACAAGCCACATCCCATGTACATCAGTGCCACTTCTTGGATTCCAATGGCTGATCAGTTGTCATGGTTTATTGCTTGA
- the LOC120274573 gene encoding AP2-like ethylene-responsive transcription factor CRL5 isoform X3, with amino-acid sequence MRDDDQVSEESMKQAQPAPSATVSSALPFSFFFPPNHSTSSQMTYGVEELYSQLSVMPLRSDGSLCIREALSRSQQEDLFSGINGYPHQNTEQQTLQREGMFSGLAGQEIFQQPLGEELVAEAGISSLKNLATQGLGYEDLHYLSLSMNPVPQSSYSIASQYLSPPASAPQFMALNSTKKKGTGKGVQKQPVHRKTIDSFGQRTSQYRGVTRHRWTGRYEAHLWDNSCKKEGQTRKGRQVYLGGYDMEEKAARAYDLAALKYWGPSTHINFPLENYHEELEEMKNMNRQEYVSHLRRKSSGFSRGASIYRGVTRHHQHGRWQARIGRVAGNKDLYLGTFSTQEEAAEAYDIAAIKFRGGNAVTNFKITRYDVEKIMASSTLLTADLARRSTDTPVKKVLHLTDQEHTNGDGGSDWKMIFELHNKPHPMYISATSWIPMADQLSWFIA; translated from the exons ATGAGAGATGATGATCAG GTCTCTGAAGAATCAATGAAGCAAGCTCAACCTGCTCCTTCAGCTACTGTATCTTCTGCACTGCCATTCAGCTTCTTTTTTCCTCCCAATCACTCAACTAGTTCTCAGATGACCTATGGAGTTGAAGAGCTCTATTCCCAGTTGTCTGTAATGCCACTGAGGTCCGATGGATCTCTGTGTATCAGGGAAGCACTCAGCCGGTCACAACAAGAAG ATCTCTTTAGTGGAATTAATGGCTACCCTCATCAAAACACTGAGCAGCAGACACTGCAGAGAGAGGGGATGTTCTCTGGACTGGCAGGTCAGGAGATATTTCAGCAACCATTGGGAGAGGAATTAGTGGCAGAAGCTGGCATTTCAAGCCTGAAAAACTTGGCTACCCAAGGGTTGGGTTATGAGGACTTGCACTATTTGAGCTTGTCCATGAATCCTGTACCTCAATCTAGCTATAGCATAGCTTCACAGTATCTCTCTCCTCCTGCTTCAGCACCTCAATTCATGGCCTTGAATTCAACCAAAAAGAAAGGCACAGGGAAAGGGGTTCAAAAACAACCAGTGCACAGGAAAACCATTGATTCATTTGGCCAGAGAACATCACAGTATAGAGGTGTTACTAG GCATAGGTGGACTGGAAGATATGAAGCTCATCTCTGGGATAACAGTTGCAAAAAGGAAGGACAAACCAGGAAAGGAAGGCAAG TTTATCTTG GTGGTTATGACATGGAGGAAAAGGCTGCAAGAGCATATGACTTGGCTGCACTCAAATACTGGGGACCTTCAACTCATATCAACTTTCCA TTGGAGAACTATCATGAAGAgcttgaagaaatgaagaacaTGAACAGGCAGGAATATGTGTCACATTTGAGAAG AAAAAGCAGTGGGTTTTCAAGAGGAGCATCTATTTACCGTGGAGTAACAAG GCATCATCAGCATGGAAGATGGCAAGCCAGGATAGGCAGGGTAGCTGGAAACAAAGATCTTTATCTTGGAACCTTCA GTACTCAAGAGGAAGCAGCTGAAGCTTATGACATTGCTGCAATTAAGTTCCGCGGAGGAAATGCAGTAACAAACTTCAAGATAACAAGATATGATGTAGAGAAGATCATGGCAAGCAGTACATTGCTTACAGCTGACCTTGCCAGGAGAAGCACTGATACTCCTGTGAAAAAGGTGCTTCACTTAACTGATCAAGAACATACTAATGGTGATGGTGGCTCAGATTGGAAGATGATTTTTGAACTTCATAACAAGCCACATCCCATGTACATCAGTGCCACTTCTTGGATTCCAATGGCTGATCAGTTGTCATGGTTTATTGCTTGA
- the LOC120274867 gene encoding LOW QUALITY PROTEIN: probable zinc metallopeptidase EGY3, chloroplastic (The sequence of the model RefSeq protein was modified relative to this genomic sequence to represent the inferred CDS: deleted 3 bases in 3 codons), with protein MASVFVSSSWFLQRTTSPPLHFRSKIQSWNPNHGQSFKLSVREVQRPKFSAQDQEEQIMAPSSPSTSSVAMVSEEEVDDKPAESTAEGNSEEDGDKDEKMKQQEMDWKADEEFKSFMGNPSIEAAIKLEKKRADRKLRELDQESAGNPIAAFFRRAARESLEREKERLEQAEEAFKALDLNKLKSCFGFDTFFAVDVRRFGDGGIFVGNLRKPIEEVIPKLEKKLSEAAGRDVVLWFMEEKTDDITKQVCMVQPKSEMDLQFESTKLSTPWGYISAILLCVATFGTIALMSGFFLKPDATFDDYVADVLPLFGGFLSILGASEIATRVTAARYGVKLSPSFLVPSNWTGCLGVMNNYESLLPNKKALFDIPVARTATAYLTSLALALTAFVVDGSFNGGDNALFIRPQFFYNNPLLSFIQLVIGPYADELGNVLPNAVEGVGVPVDPLAFAGLLGMVVTSLNLLPCGRLEGGRIAQALFGRNTATLLSFGTSLLLGIGGLSGSVLCLAWGLFATFFRGGDEIPAKDEITPVGDDRFAWGIVLGLICFLTLFPNGGGTFSSSFLNPPFFRGDL; from the exons ATGGCCTCTGTTTTCGTTTCTTCTTCATGGTTTCTCCAAAGAACCACATCTCCTCCTCTTCATTTTCGCTCAAAGATACAATCTTGGAACCCGAACCATGGCCAAAGCTTTAAGCTTTCTGTTAGGGAGGTACAGAGACCTAAGTTCTCAGCTCAAGACCAAGAAGAGCAAATCATGGCGCCATCTTCTCCTTCCACCTCCTCTGTAGCTATGGTTTCCGAAGAGGAGGTTGATGATAAGCCTGCAGAATCCACAGCTGAGGGTAACAGTGAGGAAGATGGGGACAAAGATGAGAAGATGAAACAGCAGGAAATGGATTGGAAGGCTGATGAGGAATTCAAGAGCTTCATGGGCAATCCATCGATTGAGGCCGCTATCAAGCTTGAGAAGAAGAGGGCTGATAGGAAGCTCCGGGAGCTCGACCAGGAGTCTGCAGGCAATCCTATTGCTGCGTTCTTCAGGAGAGCAGCAAGGGAGAGCttggagagagagaaagagaggttgGAGCAAGCTGAGGAGGCTTTCAAGGCATTGGATCTCAATAAG TTGAAGAGCTGCTTTGGCTTTGATACTTTCTTTGCTGTGGATGTCCGGAGATTTGGAGATGGAGGGATCTTTGTTGGCAATTTGAGAAAGCCTATTGAAGAAGTCATACCAAAATTGGAAAAGAAGCTCTCAGAAGCAGCAGGACGAGATGTGGTTCTTTGGTTCATGGAGGAGAAAACTGATGACATTACCAAGCAG GTATGTATGGTGCAACCAAAGTCAGAGATGGATCTTCAGTTTGAGTCTACAAAACTGAGCACTCCTTGGGGATATATCAGTGCCATACTTCTCTGTGTTGCGACCTTCGGAACCATTGCACTGATGAGTGGATTTTTCCTTAAACCAGATGCTACATTTGATGACTATGTAGCTGATGTTCTCCCTCTTTTTGGTGGCTTTCTCTCCATCTTAGGTGCCTCTGAG ATTGCTACGAGGGTTACAGCAGCTCGCTACGGTGTTAAGCTAAGTCCGTCTTTTCTTGTCCCATCTAACTGGACTGGGTGCTTAGGAGTGATGAATAACTATGAATCCCTATTACCTAATAAGAAAGCTCTATTTGATATTCCTGTTGCCCGCACCGCAACTGCTTATTTGACATCACTAGCACTTGCTCTTACTGCATTTGTGGTTGATGGTAGCTTCAATGGAGGAGACAATGCTCT aTTTATAAGGCCGCAATTTTTCTACAACAACCCTCTGCTATCATTCATTCAACTAGTGATCGGGCCTTATGCGGACGAACTAGGAAATGTATTACCAAACGCTGTTGAAGGAGTTGGAGTGCCTGTGGATCCGCTCGCCTTCGCTGGACTTTTAG GGATGGTTGTGACTTCTTTAAATTTACTGCCATGCGGAAGGCTTGAAGGAGGGAGAATAGCTCAGGCATTGTTCGGAAGAAACACAGCTACATTGCTCTCTTTC GGGACATCTCTTCTCCTCGGCATCGGTGGGTTGAGTGGCAGTGTTCTCTGCTTGGCTTGGGGGTTA TTCGCGACATTCTTCAGAGGAGGAGATGAAATTCCGGCCAAGGATGAGATCACACCTGTA GGAGATGATAGGTTTGCTTGGGGCATTGTCTTGGGCCTTATCTGTTTCCTGACTCTCTTCCCAAATGGAGGTGGCACCTTCTCAAGCTCCTTCCTCAACCCACCATTCTTCCGGGGAGACCTCTGA
- the LOC120274505 gene encoding protein SHORT HYPOCOTYL IN WHITE LIGHT 1 isoform X2, whose translation MAVAVSSSCSLLRLAAFWPVDSSQWKRHPFVFFSNLPSDLVRTSLRVSRRSPSYPNEAVVAVPDPRVWRGNQDDEKDDHGENDSDDDEGEDRSLDLLVQFLHNMFRKISRRTRKAVRFSVDGVLILALLWITKAFLEVACTLGTLVFVSILLVRAVWSGVCYMKESQYYGYMNRIYSDDDAWSGARPAT comes from the exons ATGGCCGTCGCCGTCTCCTCCTCTTGCTCGCTACTTCGATTGGCTGCCTTCTGGCCCGTGGATTCCTCCCAATGGAAGCGtcatccttttgttttcttctctaaCTTGCCTTCCGACCTAGTCCGGACTTCGCTCCGAGTTTCCCGGCGATCCCCATCTTATCCCAATGAAGCGGTTGTTGCTGTACCTGACCCGCGTGTTTGGAGAGGAAATCAGGATGATGAAAAGGACGATCATGGGGAGAATGATTCCGATGATGATGAGGGGGAAGACCGGAGTTTGGATCTATTGGTTCAATTTCTTCATAATATGTTTCGAAAAATCTCCCGCAGGACCAGGAAAGCT GTGAGGTTTTCAGTGGATGGGGTTTTGATTCTGGCATTGCTGTGGATTACCAAGGCATTTCTTGAG GTGGCATGCACATTGGGTACATTGGTGTTTGTGAGCATCCTTCTCGTCCGGGCAGTATGGTCCGGTGTATGTTACATGAAAGAAAGCCAATATTATGGGTACATGAACAGGATTTATAGTGATGATGATGCCTGGAGTGGTGCACGACCAGCAACTTGA
- the LOC120274505 gene encoding protein SHORT HYPOCOTYL IN WHITE LIGHT 1 isoform X1: MAVAVSSSCSLLRLAAFWPVDSSQWKRHPFVFFSNLPSDLVRTSLRVSRRSPSYPNEAVVAVPDPRVWRGNQDDEKDDHGENDSDDDEGEDRSLDLLVQFLHNMFRKISRRTRKAVRSVLPPSISTNLVRFSVDGVLILALLWITKAFLEVACTLGTLVFVSILLVRAVWSGVCYMKESQYYGYMNRIYSDDDAWSGARPAT, encoded by the exons ATGGCCGTCGCCGTCTCCTCCTCTTGCTCGCTACTTCGATTGGCTGCCTTCTGGCCCGTGGATTCCTCCCAATGGAAGCGtcatccttttgttttcttctctaaCTTGCCTTCCGACCTAGTCCGGACTTCGCTCCGAGTTTCCCGGCGATCCCCATCTTATCCCAATGAAGCGGTTGTTGCTGTACCTGACCCGCGTGTTTGGAGAGGAAATCAGGATGATGAAAAGGACGATCATGGGGAGAATGATTCCGATGATGATGAGGGGGAAGACCGGAGTTTGGATCTATTGGTTCAATTTCTTCATAATATGTTTCGAAAAATCTCCCGCAGGACCAGGAAAGCTGTTAGATCTGTTCTCCCACCTTCTATTTCTACCAATTTG GTGAGGTTTTCAGTGGATGGGGTTTTGATTCTGGCATTGCTGTGGATTACCAAGGCATTTCTTGAG GTGGCATGCACATTGGGTACATTGGTGTTTGTGAGCATCCTTCTCGTCCGGGCAGTATGGTCCGGTGTATGTTACATGAAAGAAAGCCAATATTATGGGTACATGAACAGGATTTATAGTGATGATGATGCCTGGAGTGGTGCACGACCAGCAACTTGA
- the LOC120274444 gene encoding receptor-like protein 44: protein MHFTPFTFNTPNHLLHLFHCGISSNTHQASSSSSAVHSMAFPPAALVALHLLLLPSRSFSFSEDEACLSNLHRSMEDPTNSLHNWTSSTFSSSCNNGQLSFLQGITCNNGRIYKLSLPNLSLSGSISPFISNCTNLQSLDLSSNSLTGPIPPELSLLLNLAVLNLSSNLLSGFIPPQLALCAYLNVIDLHSNLLTGPIPDQLGLLVRLSAFDVSNNRLQGPIPSLLSNRSGTALPRFNASSFTGNRGLYGFPLPPLRNRGLSVLAIVGIGLGSGLLSLVLSFTAVCIWLRVTEKEGMMPGEDGKISHLMPDY from the coding sequence ATGCACTTCACTCCCTTTACATTCAATACACCAAACCATTTACTCCATCTCTTTCATTgcggcatttcatcaaacactcaccaggcatcatcatcatcatcagcagtCCATTCCATGGCGTTCCCACCGGCGGCGCTGGTGGCgctccacctccttctccttccatcgcgttccttctccttctctgaAGACGAGGCGTGCCTCTCCAACCTCCACCGTTCTATGGAAGACCCAACCAATAGTCTCCACAACTGGACGAGCTCCACCTTCTCCTCATCTTGCAACAACGGCCAGTTGTCCTTTCTCCAGGGCATCACCTGCAACAACGGCCGCATCTACAAGCTCTCCCTCCCTAACCTCTCGCTCTCTGGTTCAATCTCTCCATTCATCTCCAACTGCACTAATCTCCAGTCTCTCGACCTCTCCTCCAACTCCCTCACTGGGCCTATCCCTCCTGAACTCTCTCTTCTCCTCAATCTCGCCGTCCTCAACCTCTCCTCCAATCTCCTCTCTGGCTTCATCCCTCCTCAACTCGCCCTTTGCGCCTACCTCAACGTCATCGACCTTCACTCCAACCTCCTCACCGGCCCCATCCCCGACCAACTCGGTCTCCTCGTCCGCCTCTCCGCCTTCGACGTCTCCAACAACCGTCTCCAAGGACCCATCCCTTCTCTCCTCTCCAACCGCAGCGGCACTGCCTTGCCGCGTTTCAATGCCAGCTCTTTCACCGGAAACCGCGGCCTTTACGGTTTCCCCTTGCCACCCTTGAGAAACCGAGGCCTTTCCGTCCTCGCCATCGTCGGGATTGGCCTTGGCAGCGGCTTACTGAGCTTGGTTCTCAGCTTCACCGCCGTTTGCATTTGGCTCCGGGTCACTGAGAAGGAAGGGATGATGCCTGGTGAGGATGGTAAGATCTCTCATCTCATGCCTGACTATTGA
- the LOC120274770 gene encoding putative pentatricopeptide repeat-containing protein At5g65820: MQRSTSISWTIVEHLVRIRAKPPSSHLIAVQTLTTSDHALHDDFSSDVENIYRILRKFHSRPDKLHLALHDSGASLRPGLVERVLSRCGDAGALGFRFFTWASKQPDYHPSPTIYKSVVKMLGKMRQFGAAWALVDEMRRETPDFITPEVFIVLMRRFASSRMVSKAVEVLDEMPKYGCEPDEYVFGCLLDALCKNGSVKEASSLFEDMRDRFPPTLRHFTSLLYGWCKAGKLIEAKVVLVRMREAGFDPDIVVYNTLLSGFASAGKIEDGYDLLREMRRKGCEPNAASYTTLIQALCSKDRMDEAMHVFVEMRRCNCAADVVTYATLISGFSKAGKIDKAYEFIDEMIERGCKPNASVYLSVFLALEKKENLEECLELKLRIVKAGCFPDLGVYNTVIRLACKIGELKQAMVLWDEMEASGLSPGLDTFVIMIHGFLHQGLLIEACKYFKEMVARGLLSTPHYGTLKDLLNSLLRAEKIELAKEVWECIVSKGIQLNVYAWTIWIHALFSNKHVKEACSYCLDMMDAGLMPQPDTFAKLMKGLKKLYNRQIAAEITEKVRKMAAERNVTFKMYKRRGVMDLEKKKARAKAKAKKDKGKRRAWKGQPANSGGGRGHGRANLLDIYSEDDVPHMHNSHCNNQQLRSSSSVVEFKR; this comes from the coding sequence ATGCAGAGAAGCACCTCCATTTCCTGGACAATCGTCGAACACCTTGTGCGCATACGAGCGAAGCCTCCATCGTCCCATCTCATCGCTGTCCAAACCCTCACCACCTCCGATCACGCTCTCCATGACGACTTCTCATCCGACGTCGAGAACATCTACCGTATCCTCCGCAAGTTCCACTCCCGACCCGACAAGCTCCACCTCGCCCTCCACGACTCCGGCGCTTCTCTCCGCCCAGGCCTCGTCGAGCGCGTCCTCAGCCGCTGCGGTGACGCCGGCGCTCTTGGCTTCCGCTTCTTCACCTGGGCTTCCAAACAACCCGACTATCACCCCTCCCCAACGATCTACAAATCCGTAGTCAAGATGCTCGGCAAAATGCGCCAGTTCGGCGCCGCGTGGGCACTGGTCGACGAGATGCGCCGCGAAACCCCAGACTTCATTACCCCTGAAGTATTCATCGTTCTCATGCGGAGGTTCGCTTCATCCCGTATGGTTAGTAAAGCAGTTGAGGTGCTCGACGAAATGCCCAAGTATGGGTGCGAGCCGGATGAGTACGTGTTTGGCTGCCTTCTCGACGCGCTGTGCAAGAACGGAAGTGTTAAAGAGGCCTCGTCTCTCTTCGAGGACATGCGCGACAGGTTCCCTCCAACTTTGAGGCATTTCACTTCACTGCTCTATGGCTGGTGCAAGGCCGGAAAACTCATTGAAGCGAAGGTCGTTCTCGTGCGGATGCGTGAGGCTGGCTTCGACCCTGATATTGTCGTCTATAACACCTTACTGAGTGGCTTCGCCTCGGCGGGGAAGATTGAGGATGGATATGATCTTCTTCGAGAAATGCGTCGAAAAGGTTGTGAACCGAATGCTGCATCTTACACAACTCTGATACAAGCATTGTGTTCGAAAGACCGAATGGATGAAGCAATGCATGTGTTTGTGGAAATGAGAAGATGCAATTGTGCTGCGGATGTTGTCACCTATGCTACATTGATCAGTGGGTTTTCGAAAGCCGGAAAGATCGATAAGGCGTATGAGTTTATCGACGAAATGATCGAACGAGGATGCAAGCCGAATGCTAGTGTGTACTTGAGTGTGTTCTTGGCgctggagaagaaggagaatttAGAAGAGTGTTTGGAGCTTAAGCTTAGGATAGTGAAAGCGGGGTGTTTTCCTGATCTTGGTGTGTATAATACTGTCATTAGATTGgcttgcaagattggagagctCAAGCAGGCAATGGTTCTTTGGGATGAAATGGAGGCCAGTGGTCTCAGCCCGGGGCTTGATACTTTTGTTATAATGATTCATGGATTTCTTCATCAGGGTTTGTTGATTGAAGCCTGCAAGTACTTCAAGGAAATGGTTGCAAGAGGACTTCTTTCAACCCCGCATTATGGAACATTGAAAGATCTTCTGAATTCTTTGTTGAGGGCTGAGAAGATCGAGTTGGCGAAGGAGGTGTGGGAGTGCATTGTGAGCAAAGGCATTCAGTTGAATGTGTATGCATGGACAATATGGATACATGCATTGTTCTCTAACAAGCATGTCAAGGAGGCCTGCTCGTATTGCTTGGACATGATGGATGCTGGCCTTATGCCGCAACCGGATACTTTTGCAAAGCTTATGAAAGGGTTGAAGAAGCTGTACAATAGGCAGATTGCGGCGGAGATAACAGAGAAGGTCAGGAAGATGGCTGCGGAGAGGAATGTCACGTTCAAGATGTATAAGCGACGGGGAGTCATGgacttggagaagaagaaagctaGGGCGAAAGCCAAGGCGAAAAAGGATAAGGGAAAGAGAAGAGCTTGGAAAGGCCAGCCTGCAAACAGTGGTGGTGGACGTGGTCATGGCCGAGCCAATCTGTTAGATATTTACAGTGAGGATGATGTACCTCATATGCACAACTCGCATTGTAACAACCAACAACTCCGGAGTTCATCTTCTGTTGTTGAATTCAAACGATAA